The DNA segment AGAGGGAAGACGGGGAAGCACCCGGTCATCTTCACTCTTGCAAATGTGGCGAGAGATTGAAGATGAACATGTGGTGAATCAAGTTCAAGGAAGGCCTGGTGATGTACCTCTTGATCAAAGGAGGAATGGGTTGATTGCTGAGCTCTCTCAGGAAGATAGACTGGATATCCAAGAGAGAGGGCAGGGTCATGTTTTAGAAGATGCAGTTTTGGTTGAGAATGAATCTGAAACATGGTCACAGTCACCAAGTCATAATGAGTCCCATGAAGATCACGAGGATTTAAATAATTCTAGCTGTGAAAACTCTTCTGATTTAGGAGAAGTTGAAAGGGAAAGAGTTAGGCAAATTTTCAGGGAATGGATGAATAGTGGTGCCAGGGATCATGTATCAAGTGGGTCTCGACGAAGTAGTGGTTCAAGGAGAGAATGGCTTGGGGAAACTGAACAGGAAAGGGTGAGAATTATTAGGGAGTGGGTACAATTGAGTAGCCAGCAGAGAAGTGTTTCATCTGGGGAAAACAGGGAAGAACCATCTGCTGAAATTGGTACACAAATTGAACGTGTTCGTGATGGACTCACTGTTAACCAGAATGGGGGCCAAAATGAGCATACACGGAGGGGCATACGGAAATTATGCGGCCGACAGGCTATCCTTGATATGCTTAAGAAGGCTGAAAGAGAGAGGCAAAGAGAAATTGAGGATTTGTCAGTACATCGGGCTGTATCTCAATTCCCCTATCGTAATCGAATTCAGGTTTGTTCAATGACTGGTTtatgttttccttttaaattattactttttaatacaattttccTGCATCATGCAGTTATTAGCATTCAAGTTTTGTTTTGGAGTTTGTTACTGTGAACATTGTAAGTTATTCTCATTTGTTGAGCTAGACAGAACTTGTGAGTGAGCTCTTGATCATACATCGAGTTTCAAGGATATATTACAATAACATAATACCACTGTAGCTATAGTAAACTTATGTTTAAAATCCATAGTATAATAACGAGGCGTGGGGAAAATTTAAAGTATTCCAGTATTCCGAATGcagaaataatttaaatcctAAGGTTTGTCCTCTGAATGaatgtttgttgaaatgtttgCAGGCATTGCTTAGAGGCAGATTCTTGAGAAATGATAGACCTGTCGATAATAACAGGCCCCTATCTGTTGCAGAAAGTGAATTGGGCTTCTTGAGGCGTAAGCAAACTGTATCAGGTCTAaggtatgaatttatttatgaCATTGCATACTTGTTTTAGCTTTATGCATGTTTTTACccaataaaaatgcatgataatCTTGTGCACGCGTTTTAATATacataactttatttatagCTTGGCTTGTATTGAAAAATTGGTATATGCATCCTTTGAATGTTAAActgatatttttggaatttaaATTGTACTAATTaatgacatttaaaaaaaaaaattcctctGTTTTTGTCTTTCTAAAGATGGTTAAAAAATCTCATTTGTTCCTTAATCTAATTGGAGGacgttaattattttatcatgatcttcattttaattattttatacttttgttaAATGCCAATGACATTAACTTGTCTTCTGAACAGGGAGGGATTTATCGCTAGAAAGGAGAATTGTGGTTGCAGTCAAGCAACCAGCAATGTATCTGATACCTCGTCAAATGTTGATAATATTGATTTTAGCACTAATGAACAAATGGGATCAAACAGTTCACGTTTAGTCCCAATTGCTCATTCTGAGCAGTCTGACCCTAATGACAGAGGAAGCGATGGTCTCAGGGTATCAGACAGCCAGAGCTGTGTACAGGGTACCACATCTGAGAACCTAAATTGCCAAGAATCTAATGCTCAAGTAGGAGATCGAATGCAACATTTTCCGATTGAATCACTAGATTGCCAATCATCATTCAGTGCTAGTGTTGAAAGAGTGAACAACACCGAGCAAAATGTTGATGTGTTGCCTATTGATTACGGTGCTAATGAAATTACCCAACAAAGCTTGCGAATTGAAGATTCGCAGCATAGTAATAACCAGGAATTCAGCGAGGTGCATATTGAGCATTCTGGGTTGTGTGATATAAATAGTAACGAAAACAATTCTTCAAATCATGACATTCATATGGATGGTAATGTTGACGATGTAAATTGGAATGAATCTAGTACTCTGGAAGTAGAACAGCCAGAAGAAGCTTTTGAAAATGAAGGAAGTGACTGGTATCAGAATAATATCGAATGGAGAAATAGCGCAGAGGAAAATGCGGATGGTAATCAGATCAGTAACACAGGAAATGAGTGGCCAGAAAACACTTTGGGAAATGCGGATGGAGAAAACTCTCATCTGCAAGAATCTCATGAGGCATGGCAAGAAGATGGTGGCTTCCAAGAGGCTGTGGAAAATTGGTTGGGAGGACCTTCAGATCATGAAAATGCTCCAGTTGGTAGAATTCGAGGATTTTATTTTCCTGAAGATGACAATGTGTACAGTGTTGAACTCAGGGAACTTCTTAATAGGTGTGTTTTGTATAGCTTCTGgacttaatttttgaaaataaaacttgtATGCTAGAGTAATCTAGAATAACTTTCTGTTTATCTTGCAGGAGAAGTGTCTCGAACCTCCTTCACAGCAGTTTCCGGGATAGTCTGGATCAGTTAATACAATCATATGTTGAAAGGCAAGGTAATGCACACATTGACTGGGAATTGCAAGAAACAACCCCATCATCTGACTCGGTAGAGCAGGACCTTGAACAGCAAAGTAGAGATCAAATTGTTGATCAGGAGGGTCCTGTTAATAGTCCACTTGATCTGCCCTCTTTACCTATACCGCCTCCTCTGCCTCTATGGGACCAGCACCACCACCATCGTGACAACTGGTCACAGAATGAGATAAATAATCAGCGTCTAGGAATTGTGCGTAAATTTTCTTTGGTGCTCTTGTTCACTATGTTCTAATAAAGTGAAAATctgtaaatgaattttattagttaatgtaatataaatttactCATCTGTTTGATCgtttgaataattttctgaTTTGTCTTTTTGGCAGGATTGGGAGATTGTTAATGACTTAAGAATTGACATGGCTCGATTGCAACAAAGGATGAATAACATGCAGAGAATGCTGGAGGCCTGTATGGATATGCAGCTTGAGTTGCAGCGCTCTATAAGACAAGAAGTTTCTGCAGCCCTAAATCGCTCTGCTGGTTCGTCTGGTTTGTGCTATTTGTCTTATCATTTCACATCCCAATTTTCAGGGTCTTCCATTTTTCCATTCAActtgtgtgatatatttttgaagagaaacaacttttgataagtctaggttaaatttatttcaGAAGTACATGATTATTGCGAGTCACCAGAAGATAAATCTAAATGGGAATGTGTGAGAAAAGGTCTTTGCTGTGTATGCTGCGAAAGCAATATCGATTCTTTGTTGTACAGGTAGTATTCCATAACCAGCTGGACACATTTATAACCCAGTTTTCACCTAAATCTGATTGTATCTAAAAATTATCCTTGGGCTTCTGTTGCAGATGTGGTCATTTGTGTACATGTTCAAAATGTGCCAATGAGTTGCTCCAAAGCAGGAAGAAATGCCCTATGTGTCAAGCACCTGTGGTGGAGGTGATAAGGGCTTACTCTATACAATAATATGACATAAATATAAAAGGTCACACTTTTAACAAAATACAGGATTCTAACAAGTTTTATCTCCTGGACGTTTCCGGGTActcttttttcgtttttttttttggtttcttaCTGTGATTATTGTATTTATGTGGAGTGAACCAATGGGACACAAGATGGCATTTTTTTGGGGCCATGATTCTCATGAATAAAAATTGTACGTCGTTTTTAAAGTTTCATCTTGCACTTTTTTTGTGATTGTGGAATAGAGTTTTCGTCTTGCACTTGTTGATCAAACCTGTTTCTGTATTATTTATGTGATTATAATGTCGTTATGAAGTGTTACTCGTTTGGGTTAAATTGTATCGAAATCAGATTGATTTTGATCTGAAGTGGGTTATGGTTTGTGCTTGTCTGGCTGTTACGATGGACCGTACCAATGCTTTGATTTGTCTTCAAACCTGCATCTTCTGTTTTTAGGTtgtgcagttttttttttttgaagtgtGCTATGATGGTTGGTAGAAGCTTCTTGACCAATGACAGCATATCACAACTAGAAAGATTTCGTGGATCAAATactatttctttttgttgttttttaatttttgattggTAGTTTGGTAAGATAATAATATTGACATCCCTTTTTACgcaatatttcattttaataatcaaCGTAATTAATTGCGTAGTTACTTTTGCTTTATCCGTAGGTTTTTGGAGTATGACTTCCTAACATATAGCATTTGACTTTTGGGTAAAGATggaatatgtaaaaaatattaatatatctgtcatcattaaaataataaataaaatatagaaagtgAATCAACATATAACTTCCACCAAAATGAATTGTTTAAggtatttcttttgttttattatgcCGCCAtcgtaaattaaaaaataaaaaaggaaaataggtaATGGATTATTAAATACAGTTGCACTAATATAGTATTGTTAACTTAATTTCCAGGCAGGAGTGACAATTTTGAAAGTGGTTTAGATGAACTtggttaattttgttaataaactataatgtctgattttggtttttcttgGTTTACGGTTAAGTAGTCTAATTATATGGATGACAAAAGTATTAGTACTGACTGGTGCTTAATTATTCAATTTCTCATGCATGAAGTAATGATAtattgttttttcatttctGAAACACTATTAAGTAACTAAACTATTTCAAACATTGCTGAATCTTTTTCTTGGTCTTTTCGTATGCTTTTGGCAAATTCTAAACCAGATAAAGTTTTTAAAGTACATCTTGTAGTATATTGTTATATGCATTAGGGTTGAAGAATAGCACTTTGGATAATGAAGCATCCTTAACAGAATGAGAGGTTTCTAATGCTCATCGTATACAGAGAAAAGTAACAATATCTCTAAATCTATCAAATCAATTGTTTCTAACTATTTTCAGACTTGGAGTACACTTAAAGGGCCGAAAATAATATGCATATCGATATTTACAGATTGGAAGTTTCTTCCTGGACCTCGTAACTTTTTCCCCGCAACTCTCACTTTTCCATCatctttcataatttattttccaattttaccatttttaaattatacaatgtCACTTTTCAActctatttattttctttaaaaaaatacataattcaaa comes from the Vigna radiata var. radiata cultivar VC1973A chromosome 2, Vradiata_ver6, whole genome shotgun sequence genome and includes:
- the LOC106756377 gene encoding uncharacterized protein LOC106756377 isoform X1; translated protein: MAIAGLHSVSVLDSPFLRDSHSQSSRRGGEGRRGSTRSSSLLQMWREIEDEHVVNQVQGRPGDVPLDQRRNGLIAELSQEDRLDIQERGQGHVLEDAVLVENESETWSQSPSHNESHEDHEDLNNSSCENSSDLGEVERERVRQIFREWMNSGARDHVSSGSRRSSGSRREWLGETEQERVRIIREWVQLSSQQRSVSSGENREEPSAEIGTQIERVRDGLTVNQNGGQNEHTRRGIRKLCGRQAILDMLKKAERERQREIEDLSVHRAVSQFPYRNRIQALLRGRFLRNDRPVDNNRPLSVAESELGFLRRKQTVSGLREGFIARKENCGCSQATSNVSDTSSNVDNIDFSTNEQMGSNSSRLVPIAHSEQSDPNDRGSDGLRVSDSQSCVQGTTSENLNCQESNAQVGDRMQHFPIESLDCQSSFSASVERVNNTEQNVDVLPIDYGANEITQQSLRIEDSQHSNNQEFSEVHIEHSGLCDINSNENNSSNHDIHMDGNVDDVNWNESSTLEVEQPEEAFENEGSDWYQNNIEWRNSAEENADGNQISNTGNEWPENTLGNADGENSHLQESHEAWQEDGGFQEAVENWLGGPSDHENAPVGRIRGFYFPEDDNVYSVELRELLNRRSVSNLLHSSFRDSLDQLIQSYVERQGNAHIDWELQETTPSSDSVEQDLEQQSRDQIVDQEGPVNSPLDLPSLPIPPPLPLWDQHHHHRDNWSQNEINNQRLGIDWEIVNDLRIDMARLQQRMNNMQRMLEACMDMQLELQRSIRQEVSAALNRSAGSSEVHDYCESPEDKSKWECVRKGLCCVCCESNIDSLLYRCGHLCTCSKCANELLQSRKKCPMCQAPVVEVIRAYSIQ
- the LOC106756377 gene encoding uncharacterized protein LOC106756377 isoform X2 yields the protein MAIAGLHSVSVLDSPFLRDSHSQSSRRGGEGRRGSTRSSSLLQMWREIEDEHVVNQVQGRPGDVPLDQRRNGLIAELSQEDRLDIQERGQGHVLEDAVLVENESETWSQSPSHNESHEDHEDLNNSSCENSSDLGEVERERVRQIFREWMNSGARDHVSSGSRRSSGSRREWLGETEQERVRIIREWVQLSSQQRSVSSGENREEPSAEIGTQIERVRDGLTVNQNGGQNEHTRRGIRKLCGRQAILDMLKKAERERQREIEDLSVHRAVSQFPYRNRIQALLRGRFLRNDRPVDNNRPLSVAESELGFLRRKQTVSGLREGFIARKENCGCSQATSNVSDTSSNVDNIDFSTNEQMGSNSSRLVPIAHSEQSDPNDRGSDGLRVSDSQSCVQGTTSENLNCQESNAQVGDRMQHFPIESLDCQSSFSASVERVNNTEQNVDVLPIDYGANEITQQSLRIEDSQHSNNQEFSEVHIEHSGLCDINSNENNSSNHDIHMDGNVDDVNWNESSTLEVEQPEEAFENEGSDWYQNNIEWRNSAEENADGNQISNTGNEWPENTLGNADGENSHLQESHEAWQEDGGFQEAVENWLGGPSDHENAPVGRIRGFYFPEDDNVYSVELRELLNRRSVSNLLHSSFRDSLDQLIQSYVERQGNAHIDWELQETTPSSDSVEQDLEQQSRDQIVDQEGPVNSPLDLPSLPIPPPLPLWDQHHHHRDNWSQNEINNQRLGIDWEIVNDLRIDMARLQQRMNNMQRMLEACMDMQLELQRSIRQEVSAALNRSAEVHDYCESPEDKSKWECVRKGLCCVCCESNIDSLLYRCGHLCTCSKCANELLQSRKKCPMCQAPVVEVIRAYSIQ